taaatattcttttttatataatattaatgtcctctagaccgatttccgccactgcggtcaatctcaagagagattagccaactgcgcaggacatattgcacaagtgtgtcaTAAAACCCGACAACTAAGCGTCCTTTTTTAACAAAGGGGGCAGACAACCGTCTAACTTGAgccgatttatttattatacatggGTATATCATTTTCATAGATTAAGACATATTATGTCTAACTTATCTCTGAAACAAGTATTAACTTTATATCATATAAGCTTAAGGCagtttaagtataattaatggACTCAAggttaatacttttaattacaaaCGAAATATAATCCACTCAGAACTATACATCTGAATAAACATACTGATTTAAAAGGAGACATATGAACTGCAATCTGAATCAACATTAACAGCAGGCTATAATTTGAACAGATTTAAAAAGAGAAACAAATatgtcaaagtttttttttaaattggttaaGGAGTAAAATCATTAGGATGCCAAAATTTAATggagaaaaattattattatttctagtatgagcataatgaaaaaaatgtaaaatttttaaagttctattataaatgtttatatttttaatgataataagagttgtaaattattattatcaatataaaatgataaggACTATTGAAGACATAAATGACGTAGATGAAGcacttaattttattgattatatcaGTTATTAGTTTCTGatatattttcttgtattagaaatttaaaaattctaatttatttttaaaaaacactttGATATTATGCATTTTGTAATAagattaattaagtatataatacaatttatattaagattattaggTAAGATTAGactagtttaaataaatacatgtcaTGATGCAtgtaaaaagcaaataaaatcaaaattcaagTTTTCAGCTAATCGCCTTGCCACATTGTCTTTTCAGTATGTATGTACTAAAAAATCTGTTTACTGTAAAatctgtttatattttgattgtataaaaatctttttgattttgtaattcaaatattGTTCTTCTTAGGTAATTAAACCTATCAGAACTGAATTGAAATTTAAAGCTAGTTAGGAACAAGGTATTACACACATTGATTACTTTTAAGGTCCTTTAGAGgtgttattattgtttacttTTTGTAGGTTACCTGGTCTAACACTCGcacaataaatacatatcacttatacaaattaaaaaagacaTAGCAAAGACTTCTTTTGAGACTGCTTTTGAAGTTGACTGTTAGACCAgaggaataataatataaatatataaaaattacaaataagaatgtctttgtataaacataatatttttgaacagTATACTAACAGAATTGGTtacagtatattattttataattttcttaccttatttaataaatctgtTCTAGAAGGCAGTGCATGCATTGCCAGTGTGGCTGCTTTTCTAATATACCAGGGATGGAATTCTGCAAGTGTCTCGTTGTAGGAGCCCTGACAAGTAGTGCATGTGTTCACACACTCTTCTGCATCACTCAGACGTTTAAGGAAGAGTcgtataaaatctaaaaatataaaaaaaacagatgaTACTTAACATCGACGaataaacttacatatattatattagtcatAACATTTCTATGTTATATTTACAAACCTAAACCTCTATGCAAACGCAGCATTGTTCGTGAGCCGGATGTGAAACCATTCTTTTCGTGTAAGTTCGTTTCCTTTTCGTActtcatcatttttttaaaagattcatAGTATAAAGAATCCTCTCCAGTTTTGTGCTTTtccataattttaattttactcctAACATCGCTGCTTACAAACGAAAAGACCGTTCCAATGAGATTCAAAAACCTAAACAAATATAATCTTATCATAAAAGAATACTTCCTAAGGattcaacaaatataatattttaatcttacttTACAAGTTCGTTATAACCCTCTATATATGCTTCTATTATCACATCATCATCGTCCTTTAAGCTTTTTTGAAAACTGTCGTACACATATTGTAAATCTAAGGTATTTTCATGAGACATTTCTCtcaaacttaatttaaaaaatcacgtaAGTAATAAAAACACTTCACCTTAGCACTGACTGACTAGAACAATATATGATCATCAGTCAAACGTCAAATCAATTTTTTGTTGGCTTAAAATTGTGCCAAGTCGCCAATAGAGCACAGATTATTTCGACTGTTTGAcgtagaaattatatttaaaaattattttaaattctttggGTTTTAAAAGATGCAAAAAAGAAGGATCATTGCACTTGCAGTTGAGACTGGAGAAACAATAACATGTTAATGACAAACATGTAATAATaggaatttatttaatcatcTCAAATATAAATCATCGCACAACAAAAtagagttaaaaaaatatataaatattactaatacaaCACATGACAAATTCATAGGTGCGAAAAAATTGTGTTGCGGtttgtttattgataatttGTTATTGACAAAATATGCTAAATGACAAAGAGTATAGAATTACTTAGGTATAATAAGTAAAGTTTGTCAACGCTTCCGGAAGATGTTTGATCTCAATTCCTTCCGGAAGCGATGAAGACAAGGGCATAGCCAAAGAATTATATTTCCGTAGTCTTGtacttttacttggtggtagagctttatgcaagcccatcTAGTTAAGtattacccactcatcacatattctagtacttagtattgttgtgttctggtttgaactacaggcacaagggagataacatcaaACCCTaagatggcgcattggcaatgtaaagaaGGGTTAAAATTTCCAACgtttatgggtggtggtgaccatttaccaccaTTTGCACAAAAAACTAATAATGAAGTAATAATAAGTacgtaaaaactaataataagtatgtaaaaaATGAAGACTGAAGGGATGTGCCATGGCCCATGATAAGAAGGAAGAAAGGGATGGTAAGGTCAAGTCAACAGGGCTCTGTTTACTGAGACATTATTAAGAATGCAGAGGTCTGCATTATTAGCCATGTTCCTCAACAAGAGAAAAAATTGACCCCAAAAATGTGAACCCCTGACAAACTTTGGCAAAATGTTAtcagattaattattaaatcgttattAATTAATCTGATTAAAATGCGTAACAATTACAATTTGTTATCATCAATTACAATTACAGATTATCTTTGATTAATTCTGAATAGGGCGCGCGAGGATGTTATTTGGTACTTATTTGACTCTCTTACTCACTTAAGTTTTTGATTACATTCGATTTACTCTAATCGTGATTTGATTGATGATTACACattgtaattgtatattaatcCTTGATCTGATTAAGTCTAACCTAAAAACTTGATTGATTAGGATAGGGctagaataaataaagtatggaGTATATCGTGGGTCAGAAGTACGGCAAGCATGTCAAAAGAAAAGATATGGTGATgactgtaacagtaacagcataATATGCCTTATAAAGAAGCAACAACGAATTTAAGGAAAAGGCTAGTCAATCAGATTACGCAGGTCAGTGATATAACAAATCAACTGACTTTTCAAGAATACCGactcataagaaatattataatttactggataaataaatatacacgatTAGAAAGGTAATCTTTTACCTATGGGAAGCCCTGGGCACATAAGGATCCTTGTGTAGATAAGAGTAGATAGCAAGCAAAATTCTAAAAAATCTGATTTTTGTCtcgaaatacaaaatattagtatttagaaacataatactaatatttcatACGTTTGGGACTTGCAAATCTATTGTAAATTGTCCTgccaatcaattattttatcattgaatCGAGTATTCATTCATACATGCGTAGAATGAAATGAAAGGGCGGCtgcaaataatgattatatagaAGGTCGGCCGGGGCCCCTTTCGATCGTGGGGCCTTGGGCACGTGCCCAGAGTGCCCAATAGAAAAGACGGGcctgaatataaatttaagcacCTAGAAATTGGCTTGGCTCACAAATCACAGCTCATTTCTGCTattacacttaaaatattttttttctgtgatGATTTGATCTGTCAATGTCAATTGTgcattggaaataaaaaaaatctagtattTAGGTACCTGCTTAACTTgtaggaaaaaaataattttgtttgttaagtCAAAAAAGTGAATTTGCATTGTTTCGACAGATTTTTTAAATCTCAGCATTGTCATATCGAGTATCATAGTTGAGTAATTGTGACGCACAAGGCATAAATAAGTGTAGGAAAAGGGTTTTTATTCCAAGAAAACCTACTATTTTGGTACGAATTTCATACGATATGTTCTCGatactttttgattttttaagctaattttttaaaattcaagtcGTCCACTTGAATTGTTAAAACATTGTTaggttttaattgtttaaaatgaagatattgtaaaaatgtatgcAGGTGTCATGATAAAAAATGTCATCTAAGCCTGAAAATGACGACGACTCATTTATAATTGTCCTCGGTACATCCCCCGGTGCAAGTATGGATGTCGAAAATTGCAATAGAACCGTGAATAGTGATTTGGATCCAGTGTTGGCCAATTCACAGATTGAGGATGCCATGAAGGATCTGTCTGTAGAAGCTAATATGGCTTTCAAGGCTCAATTTAGTCTTACTGATagtgtaagtaatatttaatttatatgaattcttaataataataatgatgtataaaaaattgcctaattatatatgcaattataaaagtatagtagtttttttttactagtctttaaatttaatttagttaaaaaggttatttatttattgatataaaacacAGCAGGCCTATTTTCAAAACAAACGGAATAATAGATGGTTATTACATAAGGTACGTACACTACAACTTGTAAGTTAGGTCAGGtaggtgtatatatatatctacctacctacctactatgttcatatctataataaaattataaatgtgaaaataactGTCTGTCGATATGCTTTAACACGGCTTAATTTATGGCTTAACCAATGATcttatttcgataaaatttgaAACGCAAGCTGTAACCATATGAAACATCACACCCCCCTCTccttaatttcattttcatttaatcttagtttattatattttgaacattattaaataaatcactgaAAATAGAGTAtagaaaagtatatatgtattcagATCCAAGTAAGTACCAATTAAttcttatgtacttaatttgtgtttataatgccagcagtgggacattcatccacatttcaaaaaaaaaattaaagaaacgagaaaataatgaaataatgataTTGTTAATACTGTACAAAAGCATTGATAAGTAATTGACTATATAAAGCTATCTTACAAGATAtatcaaaatctaaatatactttatcaatgtatgtatgtgtggtTCTGATCATTTactatgttaaatttattgtaaaattatcgtttattataaaaaaaaaatatctgttatatgtttttttgcACTATTAGTTCTTAACCCAAATGTTTCATCtgcaaacataatatatatatcatagttCAGTATTTTCCACTATGGCTTTGGCCTTTAACATATTATCttgcttatatacatatatatgtataaatatatttttttaattcctatataatttatcttcatTATGaccataaaatgaaaataaactatCAATGCTATTAGAATGTCCaagacataattaatattactttcccattaataataaaattgcaattggttagaatatattttaccatttatcatttgtatattttattatgcataAATTGTATATAGATAACAATTCTATGTCTGTTATGCAGTATTATAAAGTTGAATGACACAGCTGTAGCGaaaacacattttatttcaatcaacatcaaacaattttaatctttatagtTTAAACCGTATGGTGGCGTATCACTTAGCATTTTGCACATTTGCATGATAAATTTCTGAATATGTTAATGGCGTTTTTGGTTTttagtgatatttattaaaggagttaaatacatttatataagtgAAACCGACTCACCAACTAACTCATCAAAAATTCCGGTACTAAAAAATACTTTGAGTCCGATTGATTTCAAAATGTAGTCTGTTACTCCTTCCGCGACGTAGACTCTCACTAAGAAAGCTTattggaaatttcaacttttatGGTAAACGGGACGGTTAacttttgtttgaattttaccCTTACAAAGTTGGGACTATTTTATTGGATATCTACGAATCTCATCTACATAAGATTTTTTAGACTTAGACTAGACTTTTGATGAATTAGACTAAACAATAACTTGGAATATTCCTTATAAAAATTCAGTTatttgcaattataatttttaagtgtgAAGATCACCCCCCGGTCAAAcattgagataaaaaaaaattgtttttttttactcgcaaatagccatattaatttaaagataagctgttattttgaaatcacaaacagacacttcaattttatttatatgtatatatatatatatagattatataaaaacggTTGTTATACTTTAATGTATGCCAAGCAAAAACAGTGTGATGCAGCTTATTAtaagtatgatttttttttagccATCTCCGGCTAGTATGATGGTGGCCAGTACAATTATAACTGATGATAGAAGTACAGAGGAGCTACAGAAACGCTTCGGAGAGTTGCTTGACGAGAATGTCGTCTTGAAAGAGACGTTGAAACAGAACAACGATTCTATGAAGGAACAATTCATGTTGATAGCTTCCTGTCAAGAGGATATGTTGAAGACCCACAAGATACATAGGGAAAAATTTGATGAGACAAGAGATCTGGTTGAGAGGGTAAGTGTGTCCAGTCATAATCAAACCATGAAAAGTAGTGTCAATGTTTTTGTACTCGCTTTGCAAAGGTGTATATGCTGAGCTTTCTAGTTTTTAAATCTTGGTtccttttttttcttgtttctcCCACATGAAGTAGGGGGTATTTGGGACGCCAATGCGGGCCTTCATTCACATGGGGTTCCTAGAGTACAAAGAACCCCTCTAGTCACAACGATGATTACGGAGGGGGGGGGGCGAGATGGGCATAGAGCCGACGACTCCTCCCCAGAAGTAAGGTCTGCCTGCTCTCTGTCCACTCGTGTTAAAATGTCGTCCAATTGATCATACGAGTGAGGTAAtcaagagtgcacctgtgttgcgCACAAACTGATGTACAATATGTAACAATTATTCTTGTTAAGCATGAGTCCCGCAGTAGCATTATATTTttcgtattacatatattttattttcaaaatgatatgataatataatctatgtaaataaataaatgtaaattaattcggaaattatatttttattttttttaattaatgatgataaataattattttcagctCAGGCAAGAAAACAAGCAATTGAAACTCGACTTGTCACGTTTAACCGATGCAGAGGTGAAGGTCAACAATGAGACGGGTGAGAGCAAGTCTGGCGTCTCCTCGGAAATCGAATTCGTTACCTCCCCTGACGACGACACCATCGACAAGCTGACCGTGCAGCTGGAGCTAGTTGAAAAACAAAGACGACAGGTATTTATGACAATAGCTAGCGCCAGAAATAACCGTACAAAGTTGAATCggtagaatttaattttatttcaaataggttGGCAGACTTGCgaatggtaagtagtcaccactgcCACTGCAATTTTGTATGATATTTACTACACATTGGACACGGGTacctaatctttttttttttttttttttatatggaacCGTTTTTATAACACTCATATCGAAAGACTAGagcgaatacaacaaaattttacccGTTTTCTTGCATACAAGGATACTAGTTGTCCTTATCGCGCTAACTACAACAATaggctaaaacattttaaaatgatatcactTAAAAGTCGCCGTGAAATCAGCGATGTTTTGACCCTACACAAACTGATCCATGGTCAAATAATGTCATCCGAACTACTTCAGCAAATCAATTTAGTTGTTCCCCGCAAAATTCCTAGACacccaataaaaaaaccttttagaactacagcttttaaaacaaatttaggtaaacatgcacccctcaacagaataattaattcttataatgaatattcttcTAACGGCAATATCGACATCTTTGCCCAAAGCAAGCCAACTTTTGTGAAGTTCTGTAAAGATCTCatagtataactttaaaaccattttattcataaattaattatttcaacccttgtagatttttgttgttgtatttaaattttattttatgttttgtttaattgtctataatttattcatcttttttaatttttagttaagacataattaggttagtatagtcttatcttaaggtcaatgttgtttacacctgtaatgatttattcacctagatttaataccctgtatctaatgctaagtgaatgtgttagtgataagtcgatggtgtaactatttccaataaataaataaataaataaatatgccccgggatggcaaatgactccactccacctgatggtaagtggtagtagagtccaaacgcgacgacggccagtacagtcgggaagaatgttctgtactagccgtccccgccatgccggcccgcaagatgcctcttcacgcctcgtttgaaggaacccgggttgtaagaggaggggaacacgtgagctggtaaggaattccattctttggtagtgcgacaaagaaaggagttgccaaatttctttgtgcgcgatggaattgatgtcacagttaggcggtgacatcgagaaccagctcgcgtggacttaagaaggaagggggaagcaggaattagagagaataattcctcagagcactcgccgtgatacagacgatagaaagcgctcagtgctgctatctcacgacgcaattgtaaaggttcaagggtgtttgtgacctttacgtcgccaataatgcgtactgcacgtcgctgcaaccggtccaaggcctccataaggtacttagcggagccatcccaaaggtgcgagcaatattcaacgcaagaccgtacctgtgttttgtataacaggcacagttgttgtggcgtgaaaaaacgccgcaccttgttcagaactccgagttttcgtgaagctgtttttataatagcctcgatgtaatcccttggactaaggtcgcagcgaacgtccatccccagcatggcgattttgctttgtatcatcagcggtgtgccacagagggagggatgagggtaaaatggtgactttttctcGAAATTCAAGTCTTCGTATAACCTTTTAAATTAACACTTTTCCTTGGCTTTAGGTTAGTACTTTGCCCGTctgttaggtaccacccacttatcacatattctaccgccaaacagcaatccttagtattgttgtgttccggtgtaaagggtgagttttttttatagaataggaaggcggacgagcatataggccacctgatggtaagtggtcaccaacgcccatagactcgatattattattacactggctcactcacccttcaaaccggaacacaacaataccaagtactgctgttttgcggtagaatatctgatgagtgggtggtatttacccacacgagcttgcacaaagctctaccaccagtaaaagtgagtgagcaagtgtaaatacaggtacaagtgaaataacatcttagatcccaaagTTCGTgggacattgacgatgtaaggaatgtttaatatttttaacagcgCCAATGTCACAGGCCGTTTACCATCAGTTGgatcacttttttaatatttgaacataTTTAACCTAttcttactattattaaatgttttgcaTCCCTTTTATTCAAGGTAATAGTTGAAAATGAGAAATTGTCGTGGCAGAAAGAATCCTTGGAGCACATCGTTGATGCAACCACGAAAGAAAGAGACGAGGCTAAGGAAAAATTGAAGAATGTTGAggtacatgtttttttaatgctttTGAATAACATCtagtaatagtagtagtagtagtaaccgGTGATGGGATACATCCAAAAAGCGCCACTTTTTCAAAGTTGAATAGAATTCAATCTTTTCTTTTCAAATTTAGTCGatacgttttttatttcattcgtttCAATGATTGTTTGAGAAACAAATGTCTGTCAATTAAAATGGAACTCGCGTTAACTATAAACTAAGCGTAATAAGTTTGtcctttttgtatttttagctCCAACTATCAACCAATGAGAACGACCACGCGCGCGAATTGCAAAAACTACAATTCATTATAAACGATTTGCAAAGTAAATTAAAGTCTTCGAGCTCTGTAAGTACTTGTTTGATTATGACCTCTTAACTAATTCCGGAATGATTGCTATATTCGTTGGAGAATaatcaactgcgcaggaaattacccactcatcaaatattcccGGTCTTCTTCAGTAGAGTGGGTCAGCGGAGAAACTGTCCTTAAGCGGAGAAATTATCCTCCTTCTCATCTATCTCCTTCCAGCCCCTCTCGCTACCGCTCATGGCGCTTATCactataattacaggcacaagggacatgacatcttagttccctaggttagtggcgcattggtgatgtaagcgatggttaacatttcttacaatgccaatgtctatgggcgtttgtgaccaatTATCATCAACTGGCCCATATGCCcgtgtccgccttcctatactataaaaaaaaaaaacaccctcGGCATAGAGGCCTACGATGGCCGCCAGTGAATGGCGGCGCGTTCTTACTTAtgttaagtattaatttaataattattttcagaaTGTATCACCAGAGGAAGTAATGAAACGTGACGCGTACATACAACAGTTGGAAGGAAAACATTCCATGTTGCAGAATGAACTCAAAAAAGCGCAGATAAAGATTATAGACTTGGAGAACGTAAAAGTGAGTCtataatagaaaatagaaataaacatgGATCAGcccaaaaaagttttattatgtgtTTCATGCagttaatagtttttaattcattcaagtaaaaataatatataaaaacttaaaaataagcgAAGATCGTTCTATTTGAAAGCCTTTTCGCTTCACAAACGTTCAAGTCAAACGTTACATATAGAAACGTTGTATTTATGTTTGTCCTTGAAATATTACTAACGACCAGTATAACTTAATTAAACACATCCACCAACTCATGACGTAAGAGGCGCGTAATGAGACGGTAACAATATGTCATCGATACTGAGCTCACAAGGGGCACGCGGGGGAGGGTGGGGAGGTGTTACCATTCCAACGCGGTGTCAAGCTAAGTCGCACGTGGTGTACATTTAGCTTAAATAGGTTTCATttcaagtatttatattattagaaataaagatggaaataggtttttaaagagataaatcaaaacaactatacaaaaATAAGGCAAATGTAGATCGACACGTAagatttacaaacaaaaataaaacaaaggaatccgccacaaccgagagtccaagctgAAGTGTTTAAAACCAGCCTGGCCAgccatcacgtgatcaagtcgagcCTCTAGGCCACGCCCCTTCGGAagatatttctaacaatatataatattgatatttcaagtatatatattatactataattttactattaacgACTACAAAATAATGTGAATGTGTTTCGTTGTGTTCGCGTCAATacttgaaacaaatatattgtgaTTTGTCGTGGTAGTTGAGAGGTGATGGTTTTTTCcaattggtaaaaaaaaatccgaGCAACTCTCGCGATTTATgcttttatgtattatgtatatttttattatataattgacttgaatatatacttaataattatttttttactgtaaaaaaatatttttagttaacttGTGTAtaacttataaacttttatatacattataaaataaaaacctgtTTTCAGTTGGAGTTCACACAGCACAAGTCCGGGACATTGGAGACAGTGAAAATGTACAAAGAGCAGATACAGGAATTGAACAATAGAATAAAGGAGATCCAAAAAACGGTAAGTCAACGTGTATGATATAACAGTTGTTCTTAAAGTTATGAAGTTGGGGAACACGTTTTGATATTTTGTTACGTGAAACACTTTCGATACGAGTTCTACGAGGTGCTGCCAACatgtcagagcgtcacggtagcatgcgaaagcgatcccgtggcgctcctcgttaagacggtaccgctggttttttagtgggtattccgccCCGAACGGGCGCACTCCCCACTGTCCCCCACCgtcccccactgttcccgtgggggaaacgcgtaacgcgtttttccagcgataaaaaaaaaaggtgttggcaactttttattttttgtatttaatgaaaaaagaaGATTTTTccaaatattaagtttaatatacaaacaaaaataatacttaaatatcgtggattctgttttttttttatagttcatgcttcaaagttttaatttgatatgtatgtaagtacgagaacattgaaattaaaatttcatttattttgaattagctTCACATAGGATCACATATGTTTTGCGTACCATAGATTGTGGACCACTGTATGCTGTATGCTTTTTGTGATTTAGTGCTTCCTGCTATAGCTAACAGTCAGTGGTTTTTGTACCAAGTTTTTGAAGCGTCAACGGGTCATTGGCTTACGGGCCGCCTAGCGTTGTATATAAAAGTCGCAGTTTCGATCCTcagtaccagtaacagcctgttaatgtcccactgctgggctaaggcctcctctccctttttggggagaaggtttggagcttattccaccacgctgctccaatgcgggttggtggaatacacatgtggcagaatttcggtgaaattagacacatgcaggtttcctcacgatgttttccttcaccgaaaagcacgagatgaattataaacagaaattaagcacatgaaaattcagaggtgcttgcccgggtttgaacccacgttcatcggttaagattcacgcgttcttaccactgggccatctcgacttttttcgATCCTCAACCCTTGGGCAAATGTCGTTCCCTCTCATAACGGAAGCTATACGCTTTATTGAAGagataaataggaatattagtaatttccttAAAAAGGGGCGTTtatatatgtcatttttattacttaagcacgttatatacataatacgattaaatctatatttagcatgaaaataaacaaaaaaacaactttatgcGTTCTTATCATCTTTATAAATAAGAGTAATATGTTTTTCTATAGCTTTTCTCAGGATATGaatagtgtgtgtgtgtgtgtgtgcttgtcCGTGTGCGGatgcgtgtgcgtgtgcgcgCGTGTGTGTGTCAGACTGTTAAATAAGTAACATATTACAGGTATTCCAGCCAGTTCGCTTCTCGGTCAGCCCCGAGAATGAGTCGTTACCGGAATACGCGAACTATATGTCCAGCGTGAAGCTCTACGACAGAACGCTTAAACATCTCTCCGAATACTTCGATACGTTGACTAATGGG
This genomic stretch from Nymphalis io chromosome 17, ilAglIoxx1.1, whole genome shotgun sequence harbors:
- the LOC126774687 gene encoding ceramide-1-phosphate transfer protein; this encodes MSHENTLDLQYVYDSFQKSLKDDDDVIIEAYIEGYNELVKFLNLIGTVFSFVSSDVRSKIKIMEKHKTGEDSLYYESFKKMMKYEKETNLHEKNGFTSGSRTMLRLHRGLDFIRLFLKRLSDAEECVNTCTTCQGSYNETLAEFHPWYIRKAATLAMHALPSRTDLLNKIFGSEDKLKEAMTILPQTLQSCDEVYKRVEQLYTDFDFHGLP
- the LOC126774670 gene encoding optineurin isoform X2 encodes the protein MSSKPENDDDSFIIVLGTSPGASMDVENCNRTVNSDLDPVLANSQIEDAMKDLSVEANMAFKAQFSLTDSPSPASMMVASTIITDDRSTEELQKRFGELLDENVVLKETLKQNNDSMKEQFMLIASCQEDMLKTHKIHREKFDETRDLVERLRQENKQLKLDLSRLTDAEVKVNNETGESKSGVSSEIEFVTSPDDDTIDKLTVQLELVEKQRRQVIVENEKLSWQKESLEHIVDATTKERDEAKEKLKNVELQLSTNENDHARELQKLQFIINDLQSKLKSSSSNVSPEEVMKRDAYIQQLEGKHSMLQNELKKAQIKIIDLENVKLEFTQHKSGTLETVKMYKEQIQELNNRIKEIQKTVFQPVRFSVSPENESLPEYANYMSSVKLYDRTLKHLSEYFDTLTNGLSDSLVHTLGVIASLYDFKLERASVDRVMSGIAEVKQMIEKQHSTALTNLAQVRGTLTIFEGIFKDFNELLKKSVTKSENTPAQLSAALLARAREVSALRAERADADLLRAQLDAYRSDFEAEREAREKMASEKEIVLADLRTAQRKIQELTSQLEEIRILSPGLYKSVTTTNASARPAATRPAAAKSAAGTATTTTTTGNMVYTCPKCMKFSSDQYKVMEEHFDFCLDDF
- the LOC126774670 gene encoding optineurin isoform X1; translated protein: MSSKPENDDDSFIIVLGTSPGASMDVENCNRTVNSDLDPVLANSQIEDAMKDLSVEANMAFKAQFSLTDSPSPASMMVASTIITDDRSTEELQKRFGELLDENVVLKETLKQNNDSMKEQFMLIASCQEDMLKTHKIHREKFDETRDLVERLRQENKQLKLDLSRLTDAEVKVNNETGESKSGVSSEIEFVTSPDDDTIDKLTVQLELVEKQRRQVIVENEKLSWQKESLEHIVDATTKERDEAKEKLKNVELQLSTNENDHARELQKLQFIINDLQSKLKSSSSNVSPEEVMKRDAYIQQLEGKHSMLQNELKKAQIKIIDLENVKLEFTQHKSGTLETVKMYKEQIQELNNRIKEIQKTVFQPVRFSVSPENESLPEYANYMSSVKLYDRTLKHLSEYFDTLTNGLSDSLVHTLGVIASLYDFKLERASVDRVMSGIAEVKQMIEKQHSTALTNLAQVRGTLTIFEGIFKDFNELLKKSVTKSENTPAQLSAALLARAREVSALRAERADADLLRAQLDAYRSDFEAEREAREKMASEKEIVLADLRTAQRKIQELTSQLEEIRILSPGLYKSVTTTNASARPAATRPAAAKSAAGTATTTTTTGNMVRKKKKVVNKSKDVVHEMTPPPLRYDCPVCDQPFKTLILLEQHVDSCLL